A single genomic interval of Cyprinus carpio isolate SPL01 chromosome B24, ASM1834038v1, whole genome shotgun sequence harbors:
- the cngb3.1 gene encoding cyclic nucleotide-gated cation channel beta-3 has protein sequence MFSTLKTLFRPKTVAAVDQSPRSPTPVPSPAPAPAPAPPTKEEKADAKKDEEKKEEKPTEPVPAPAPAPAPAPAPAPEPPKPEAKPMDPADHGAAAEDAPSLPTKTIVINRYCDNQLRDIVKKLRERTELFKEKVIDPYSSSPEHSPPVTPVYRKEDWIKKQEVERIKREEAEQKKKEEDAKKAAAKKEKEEKEKKEKEEKLKAEKEKADKEAAEAICPKIKCTCIDTLLKPFEDKMDAYLGTTIDPFTDRRYIKWLSVVTIAFNYNVWLATARLCFPYHTPVTIPFWIFFDILADLVNIIDITMFQPRLQFVKAGDIIKDRIMAKRRYRESARFQTDLISIIPFDLLCFHFGFTSIFRINRFMRYQSFFEFSDRLESIMAKAYIWRVGRTTGYLLFCLHLNSCLYYVASEYEGLGSTKWTYDGKGNAYLRCYYFATRTLITIGGLPEPHTLFEIIFQLVNFFTGVFVFSSLIGQMRDVIGAATAGQTYFRASMDACVAYMNTYTIPKLVQNRVRTWYNYTWDSQGMLDEFELLEKMPLVMRTAIAVDINLATFQKIDLFKGCDNQMLVDMLLRLKSIVYLPGDFVCKKGDIGREMYIIKAGEVQVIGGPDNKIVFVTLKAGCVFGEISLLQSAKDGGNRRTANVAAHGFANLFVLDKKDLNDILVHYPESQKVLARKGRKLMKAKGKAAPVKDEGEKKKGLAMFGQKPPTPKMLRAFGGFGKGGLLEKLRAQAAEKKN, from the exons ATGTTCAGCACCTTGAAAACACTTTTTCGGCCCAAAACTGTGGCGGCAGTAGATCAGAGCCCTAGATCTCCGACACCAGTGCCTTCACCTGCACCTGCCCCAGCACCTGCTCCTCCGACAAAG GAGGAAAAGGCAGATGCAAAGAAAGATGAAGAGAAAAAGGAGGAAAAGCCCACCG AACCAGTTCCTGCACCTGCACCTGCTCCAGCACCTGCTCCTGCTCCTGCTCCAGAGCCCCCTAAACCAGAAGCCAAACCAATGGATCCAGCCGATCACGGAGCGGCAGCTGAG GATGCACCATCACTACCAACTAAAACCATCGTCATCAACAGATACTGTGACAACCAGCTGCGAGACATCGTGAAGAAACTACGGGAGAGGACAGAACTTTTTAAGGAGAAAGTCATAGACCCCTACTCCTCGTCCCCAGAGCACAGCCCACCCGTCA CACCGGTTTACCGAAAGGAAGACTGGATCAAAAAGCAGGAAGTAGAGAGAATAAAACGAGAAGAGGCCGAGCAGAAGAAAAAAGAGGAGGATGCTAAGAAAGCGGCAgcgaagaaagaaaaagaggagaaagaaaagaaagagaaagaggaaaagctGAAAGCCGAGAAGGAGAAGGCAGATAAGGAGGCGGCTGAAGCCATCTGCCCAAAAATCAAATGCACGTGCATAGACACACTTCTCAAACCTTTTGAAGACAAGATGGATGCATATTTGGGGACAACCATTGACCCTTTCACAG ATCGGCGGTATATTAAATGGCTGAGTGTCGTCACAATCGCTTTTAACTACAACGTTTGGCTGGCCACAGCACGTTTGTGTTTCCCGTACCACACGCCTGTGACCATCCCCTTCTGGATCTTTTTTGACATCCTGGCAGACCTTGTGAACATCATAGATATCACCATGTTTCAGCCGCGCTTACAGTTTGTGAAAGCAGGAGACATCATA AAAGACAGAATAATGGCAAAACGGAGGTACAGGGAATCTGCCAGATTTCAG ACAGACCTGATAAGCATCATACCATTTGATTTGCTGTGTTTCCACTTTGGGTTTACATCGATCTTTAGGATAAACCGGTTTATGCGG tATCAATCATTTTTTGAGTTCAGTGATCGTCTGGAAAGCATCATGGCTAAGGCGTATATCTGGAG agttggCCGCACTACTGGATATCTGCTCTTCTGTCTCCATTTAAACTCCTGCCTTTACTATGTAGCATCAGAATACGAAGGGCTGGGCAGCACTAAATGGACATATGATGGAAAAGGAAATGC GTATCTTCGTTGTTATTATTTTGCGACTCGCACACTGATCACTATCGGAGGTCTCCCCGAGCCCCATACACTCTTTGAGATCATCTTCCAGCTTGTGAACTTCTTCACAGGAGTCTTTGTCTTCTCTAGCTTGATTGGACAG ATGAGAGATGTCATTGGAGCAGCTACGGCGGGACAGACCTACTTCCGTGCCTCTATGGACGCCTGTGTGGCGTATATGAACACCTACACCATCCCAAAGCTGGTGCAGAACAGAGTACGCACCTGGTACAACTACACCTGGGACTCCCAGGGCATGCTGG ATGAATTCGAGTTATTAGAAAAAATGCCTCTGGTGATGAGAACAGCCATCGCTGTGGACATCAACCTCGCCACCTTCCAGAAGATTGACCTCTTCAAG GGCTGTGACAACCAGATGCTTGTGGATATGTTACTGCGTCTGAAATCCATTGTGTACTTGCCAGGAGACTTTGTGTGTAAGAAG GGTGACATTGGGAGagaaatgtatattattaaagCCGGAGAGGTGCAGGTCATCGGTGGACCGGACAATAAGATTGTGTTCGTGACTCTGAAAGCAGGCTGTGTGTTTGGAGAGATCAG tcTCTTACAGTCAGCAAAAGATGGAGGCAACAGAAGAACAGCAAATGTTGCTGCTCACGGGTTCGCCAACCTTTTCGTACTGGATAAGAAAGATCTCAATGACATCCTGGTCCATTACCCTGAGTCTCAGAAAGTGCTGGCCAGGAAGGGACG GAAACTGATGAAGGCCAAAGGCAAAGCTGCTCCTGTCAAAGATGAAGGCGAAAAGAAGAAGGGATTGGCAATGTTCGGACAAAAACCACCCACTCCAAAAATGTTACGTGCTTTTGGAGGCTTTGGGAAAGGAGGATTACTGGAGAAGCTCCGG GCTCaagcagcagaaaaaaagaactga
- the fam168b gene encoding myelin-associated neurite-outgrowth inhibitor isoform X2, with protein sequence MNPVYSPASSGVPYANPKGIGYPAGFPVGYAAAAPAYSPSMYPGANPAFPTGYAPGTPFKMSCSPTTGAVPPYSSSPNPYPAAVYPVRSPYPQQNPYAQQGTYYTQPLYAAPPHVIHHTTVVQPNGMPAAMYAPPIHPPRPNGVAMGMVGGTTMAMSAGTLLTTHSPSPVAPHPSMPTYRPPGTPTYSYVPPQW encoded by the exons ATGAACCCTGTTTATAGCCCTGCGTCATCAGGGGTTCCTTATGCCAACCCTAAAGGAATAGGATACCCAG CGGGATTTCCTGTGGGTTATGCAGCGGCAGCTCCAGCATACTCCCCCAGCATGTACCCTGGCGCTAATCCAGCCTTTCCCACGG GTTATGCTCCTGGGACCCCTTTCAAAATGTCCTGCTCCCCAACAACAGGTGCTGTACCCCCCTATTCCTCATCACCCAACCCCTACCCTGCTGCAGTCTACCCCGTGAGAAGTCCCTACCCCCAACAGAACCCCTATGCACAG CAAGGCACTTACTACACACAGCCCCTTTACGCAGCGCCGCCGCATGTCATTCATCATACAACGGTGGTCCAGCCCAATGGCATGCCAGCGGCCATGTATGCCCCTCCCATTCACCCACCCCGCCCTAACGGAGTCGCCATGGGCATGGTAGGAGGCACCACCATGGCAATGTCAGCTG ggACATTATTAACTACTCACTCTCCGAGCCCAGTCGCACCCCACCCTTCAATGCCCACGTACCGCCCGCCTGGTACTCCCACCTACAGTTACGTGCCCCCGCAATGGTGA
- the cpne3 gene encoding copine-3 isoform X2, with protein sequence MAASCVTKVELTISCENLLDMDVGSKSDPLCVLLMNTSGNQWFEVDRTERVKNCLNPKFAKKFVVDYYFEVVQKLRFSVYDIDNKTVDLSDDDFLGEFECSLGQIVSSSKLTRPLVLKNKKPAGKGTITISAEEIKDNRVVNFEAEARKLDKKDFFGKSDPYLEFYRQMETGWQLAHRTEVVKNNLNPCWKPFKIPLRSLCAGDMDKPIKVECYDYDNDGSHDLIGIFETNMKRLQEASRSAPAEFECINSKKKQKKKNYKNSGVVSVKVCQITREYTFLDYIMGGCQLNFTVGIDFTGSNGDPRSPDSLHYISPQGVNEYLSAIWSVGLVVQDYDSDKMFPAFGFGAQIPPSWQVSHEFPLNFNPANPFCAGVEGVVEAYRMCLPQVKLYGPTNFAPIINHMARFAQQALQQNTASQYYVLLIITDGVITDMDQTRGAIVAASRLPMSIIIVGVGKADFTDMEILDGDDGRLRSVTGEPAVRDIVQFVPFRKFQNAPREMLAQCVLAELPQQVTSYFRYINLSPPHEPKQS encoded by the exons ATGGCAGCGTCATGtgtgaccaaggtggagctgacaATCTCCTGTGAGAACCTGCTGGACATGGATGTGGGGTCCAAATCCGACCCGCTGTGTGTCCTGCTCATGAACACATCTGGAAACCAGTGGTTTGAG GTCGATCGCACTGAGAGGGTTAAGAACTGCTTAAACCCCAAATTTGCCAAGAAGTTTGTTGTCGATTACTACTTTGAGGTAGTTCAGAAACTCCGATTCAGCGTTTACGATATTGACAATAAAACCGTTGATTTGAGCGATGATGACTTCCTGGGTGAGTTCGAGTGCTCGTTGGGACAG atTGTTTCCAGTAGCAAGCTGACGAGACCTTtggtgctgaaaaacaaaaaacctgcaGGAAAGGGAACGATTACG ATCAGTGCAGAGGAAATCAAGGACAACCGAGTAGTGAATTTTGAGGCGGAGGCCAGAAAACTGGACAAAAAG GATTTCTTTGGAAAATCAGACCCCTACCTGGAATTTTACAGGCAGATGGAAACAGGCTGGCAGCTTGCTCACAGAACTGAG GTGGTGAAGAATAACTTGAATCCTTGCTGGAAGCCTTTTAAAATCCCTCTACGGTCTCTCTGTGCAGGAGACATGGACAAACCAATCAAG GTTGAATGTTACGATTATGACAACGATGGATCTCATGATTTGATAGGGATTTTTGAGACCAATATGAAGCGTCTGCAAGAGGCATCCCGCAGCGCTCCG GCAGAGTTTGAGTGCATAAACagtaaaaagaaacagaaaaagaaaaattataagaACTCTGGAGTCGTGAGCGTGAAGGTTTGTCAG ATTACCAGAGAATACACCTTTTTGGACTACATCATGGGAGGCTGCCAGTTAAATTTCACT GTGGGCATAGACTTCACAGGGTCAAATGGTGACCCCAGGTCACCCGATTCTTTACATTACATCAGTCCTCAAGGTGTGAATGAATATCTCTCAGCCATCTGGTCAGTTGGCCTCGTGGTCCAGGACTATGACAG TGACAAAATGTTTCCTGCGTTTGGATTTGGCGCCCAGATTCCACCTTCATGGCAG GTGTCTCATGAATTTCCTCTCAACTTCAATCCCGCAAATCCATTCTGTGCTG GTGTGGAGGGTGTGGTGGAGGCCTACAGGATGTGCCTTCCTCAGGTCAAACTTTACGGGCCTACGAACTTCGCTCCCATTATTAACCACATGGCTCGTTTCGCACAGCAGGCTTTACAGCAGAACACAGCGTCG CAATACTATGTCCTGCTGATCATCACGGACGGAGTGATCACGGACATGGATCAGACGCGTGGAGCCATAGTTGCCGCCTCCCGCTTGCCCATGTCAATCATCATTGTGGGCGTAGGCAAAGCCGACTTCACAGATATGGAGATTCTGGACGGAGATGATGGGCGACTGAGGTCTGTCACGGGAGAACCGGCCGTACGAGACATTGTGCAGTTTGTGCCCTTCAGAAAGTTCCAGAAC gCGCCCAGGGAAATGCTTGCCCAATGTGTACTGGCAGAATTACCACAACAAGTCACGTCCTACTTCAGATATATAAACCTGTCGCCTCCACACGAGCCAAAACAATCATAG
- the cpne3 gene encoding copine-3 isoform X1 — MAASCVTKVELTISCENLLDMDVGSKSDPLCVLLMNTSGNQWFEVDRTERVKNCLNPKFAKKFVVDYYFEVVQKLRFSVYDIDNKTVDLSDDDFLGEFECSLGQIVSSSKLTRPLVLKNKKPAGKGTITISAEEIKDNRVVNFEAEARKLDKKDFFGKSDPYLEFYRQMETGWQLAHRTEVVKNNLNPCWKPFKIPLRSLCAGDMDKPIKVECYDYDNDGSHDLIGIFETNMKRLQEASRSAPAEFECINSKKKQKKKNYKNSGVVSVKVCQITREYTFLDYIMGGCQLNFTVGIDFTGSNGDPRSPDSLHYISPQGVNEYLSAIWSVGLVVQDYDSDKMFPAFGFGAQIPPSWQVSHEFPLNFNPANPFCAGVEGVVEAYRMCLPQVKLYGPTNFAPIINHMARFAQQALQQNTASQYYVLLIITDGVITDMDQTRGAIVAASRLPMSIIIVGVGKADFTDMEILDGDDGRLRSVTGEPAVRDIVQFVPFRKFQNSPKEELAKCVLAEVPGQVVTFFKMMKLPPPKSDTPVDPPNGPTKN, encoded by the exons ATGGCAGCGTCATGtgtgaccaaggtggagctgacaATCTCCTGTGAGAACCTGCTGGACATGGATGTGGGGTCCAAATCCGACCCGCTGTGTGTCCTGCTCATGAACACATCTGGAAACCAGTGGTTTGAG GTCGATCGCACTGAGAGGGTTAAGAACTGCTTAAACCCCAAATTTGCCAAGAAGTTTGTTGTCGATTACTACTTTGAGGTAGTTCAGAAACTCCGATTCAGCGTTTACGATATTGACAATAAAACCGTTGATTTGAGCGATGATGACTTCCTGGGTGAGTTCGAGTGCTCGTTGGGACAG atTGTTTCCAGTAGCAAGCTGACGAGACCTTtggtgctgaaaaacaaaaaacctgcaGGAAAGGGAACGATTACG ATCAGTGCAGAGGAAATCAAGGACAACCGAGTAGTGAATTTTGAGGCGGAGGCCAGAAAACTGGACAAAAAG GATTTCTTTGGAAAATCAGACCCCTACCTGGAATTTTACAGGCAGATGGAAACAGGCTGGCAGCTTGCTCACAGAACTGAG GTGGTGAAGAATAACTTGAATCCTTGCTGGAAGCCTTTTAAAATCCCTCTACGGTCTCTCTGTGCAGGAGACATGGACAAACCAATCAAG GTTGAATGTTACGATTATGACAACGATGGATCTCATGATTTGATAGGGATTTTTGAGACCAATATGAAGCGTCTGCAAGAGGCATCCCGCAGCGCTCCG GCAGAGTTTGAGTGCATAAACagtaaaaagaaacagaaaaagaaaaattataagaACTCTGGAGTCGTGAGCGTGAAGGTTTGTCAG ATTACCAGAGAATACACCTTTTTGGACTACATCATGGGAGGCTGCCAGTTAAATTTCACT GTGGGCATAGACTTCACAGGGTCAAATGGTGACCCCAGGTCACCCGATTCTTTACATTACATCAGTCCTCAAGGTGTGAATGAATATCTCTCAGCCATCTGGTCAGTTGGCCTCGTGGTCCAGGACTATGACAG TGACAAAATGTTTCCTGCGTTTGGATTTGGCGCCCAGATTCCACCTTCATGGCAG GTGTCTCATGAATTTCCTCTCAACTTCAATCCCGCAAATCCATTCTGTGCTG GTGTGGAGGGTGTGGTGGAGGCCTACAGGATGTGCCTTCCTCAGGTCAAACTTTACGGGCCTACGAACTTCGCTCCCATTATTAACCACATGGCTCGTTTCGCACAGCAGGCTTTACAGCAGAACACAGCGTCG CAATACTATGTCCTGCTGATCATCACGGACGGAGTGATCACGGACATGGATCAGACGCGTGGAGCCATAGTTGCCGCCTCCCGCTTGCCCATGTCAATCATCATTGTGGGCGTAGGCAAAGCCGACTTCACAGATATGGAGATTCTGGACGGAGATGATGGGCGACTGAGGTCTGTCACGGGAGAACCGGCCGTACGAGACATTGTGCAGTTTGTGCCCTTCAGAAAGTTCCAGAAC tctCCTAAAGAGGAGCTCGCTAAGTGTGTTCTGGCGGAGGTTCCTGGTCAGGTCGTCACCTTCTTTAAAATGATGAAGCTCCCGCCTCCGAAGTCAGACACTCCAGTGGACCCTCCAAACGGGCCGACAAAGAACTGA
- the cremb gene encoding cAMP responsive element modulator b isoform X1, producing the protein MDAGDASQPMTRSAEYEQSPLVFCKEENTKGVLPDSSTSTRLGDSPNNEDAKQKLDVETSARNIFNNNNAGPFISVNQGGGVQFIPCQQRYDTFTSWPGSPIMQYAVHSSNGTYIVSEDKGQATTGGMSAYQISSPASGHSQAMDGSPGSLPSPQQLTEEASRKRELRLMKNRTAAKEYRRRKKDYVRSLEMRIAIIENQKQKMTEELDSLRQMCTGKSNSI; encoded by the exons ATGGATGCAGGTGATGCAAGTCAACCAATGACTCGGTCTGCAGAATATGAACAG TCACCATTAGTATTTTGCAAAGAGGAGAACACAAAAGGGGTTCTACCTGACTCTTCAACCAGTACACGTCTTGGTGACTCTCCAAACAATGAAGATGCAAAACAGAAGTTGGATGTTGAGACATCCGCAAgaaatattttcaacaataaCAATGCAGGCCCTTTCA TCTCTGTCAACCAGGGTGGCGGTGTCCAGTTCATCCCCTGCCAGCAGAGATATGATACCTTCACTTCCTGGCCTGGGTCTCCCATTATGCAGTATGCTGTCCACTCCAGCAATGGCacttatattgtatctgaagatAAGGGCCAAG CCACCACAGGAGGTATGTCTGCGTATCAGATCTCCTCTCCTGCATCTGGCCATTCCCAGGCAATGGATGGCTCACCCGGCTCTCTGCCAAGCCCTCAGCAGCTGACTGAGGAAGCATCACGTAAGAGGGAACTCCGACTGATGAAAAACAG GACAGCGGCCAAAGAGTACAGACGCAGGAAGAAGGACTATGTGCGGAGCTTAGAGATGCGCATTGCCATCATTGAAAACCAGAAGCAGAAAATGACAGAAGAGCTGGACAGTCTAAGGCAAATGTGCACTGGAAAGTCCAATTCAATTTAG
- the fam168b gene encoding myelin-associated neurite-outgrowth inhibitor isoform X1, producing MNPVYSPASSGVPYANPKGIGYPAGFPVGYAAAAPAYSPSMYPGANPAFPTGYAPGTPFKMSCSPTTGAVPPYSSSPNPYPAAVYPVRSPYPQQNPYAQQQGTYYTQPLYAAPPHVIHHTTVVQPNGMPAAMYAPPIHPPRPNGVAMGMVGGTTMAMSAGTLLTTHSPSPVAPHPSMPTYRPPGTPTYSYVPPQW from the exons ATGAACCCTGTTTATAGCCCTGCGTCATCAGGGGTTCCTTATGCCAACCCTAAAGGAATAGGATACCCAG CGGGATTTCCTGTGGGTTATGCAGCGGCAGCTCCAGCATACTCCCCCAGCATGTACCCTGGCGCTAATCCAGCCTTTCCCACGG GTTATGCTCCTGGGACCCCTTTCAAAATGTCCTGCTCCCCAACAACAGGTGCTGTACCCCCCTATTCCTCATCACCCAACCCCTACCCTGCTGCAGTCTACCCCGTGAGAAGTCCCTACCCCCAACAGAACCCCTATGCACAG CAGCAAGGCACTTACTACACACAGCCCCTTTACGCAGCGCCGCCGCATGTCATTCATCATACAACGGTGGTCCAGCCCAATGGCATGCCAGCGGCCATGTATGCCCCTCCCATTCACCCACCCCGCCCTAACGGAGTCGCCATGGGCATGGTAGGAGGCACCACCATGGCAATGTCAGCTG ggACATTATTAACTACTCACTCTCCGAGCCCAGTCGCACCCCACCCTTCAATGCCCACGTACCGCCCGCCTGGTACTCCCACCTACAGTTACGTGCCCCCGCAATGGTGA
- the cremb gene encoding cAMP responsive element modulator b isoform X2, translated as MDAGDASQPMTRSAEYEQSPLVFCKEENTKGVLPDSSTSTRLGDSPNNEDAKQKLDVETSARNIFNNNNAGPFISVNQGGGVQFIPCQQRYDTFTSWPGSPIMQYAVHSSNGTYIVSEDKGQATTGGMSAYQISSPASGHSQAMDGSPGSLPSPQQLTEEASRKRELRLMKNREAARECRRKKKEYVKCLENRVAVLEKQNKTLIEELKALKDLYCHKTE; from the exons ATGGATGCAGGTGATGCAAGTCAACCAATGACTCGGTCTGCAGAATATGAACAG TCACCATTAGTATTTTGCAAAGAGGAGAACACAAAAGGGGTTCTACCTGACTCTTCAACCAGTACACGTCTTGGTGACTCTCCAAACAATGAAGATGCAAAACAGAAGTTGGATGTTGAGACATCCGCAAgaaatattttcaacaataaCAATGCAGGCCCTTTCA TCTCTGTCAACCAGGGTGGCGGTGTCCAGTTCATCCCCTGCCAGCAGAGATATGATACCTTCACTTCCTGGCCTGGGTCTCCCATTATGCAGTATGCTGTCCACTCCAGCAATGGCacttatattgtatctgaagatAAGGGCCAAG CCACCACAGGAGGTATGTCTGCGTATCAGATCTCCTCTCCTGCATCTGGCCATTCCCAGGCAATGGATGGCTCACCCGGCTCTCTGCCAAGCCCTCAGCAGCTGACTGAGGAAGCATCACGTAAGAGGGAACTCCGACTGATGAAAAACAG GGAAGCCGCCCGGGAATGTCGGCGGAAGAAGAAAGAATATGTCAAATGTCTCGAGAACAGAGTCGCCGtgcttgaaaaacaaaacaagacactgATAGAAGAACTCAAGGCTCTTAAAGACCTATACTGTCACAAAACCGAATAA